The following nucleotide sequence is from Juglans microcarpa x Juglans regia isolate MS1-56 chromosome 6D, Jm3101_v1.0, whole genome shotgun sequence.
TCTTTGGGCTTGGGTTTGGGCTTTGTTAGGATCTTTTTCTAGATGGGCTTTATGTTCATTTTTTCCTCGTATCTTTTTCTGCACCCCAActaggtgtttctcttgtatacatttttttttttataagtaataagtagttgtattgataaagataggcatagtccaagtacaccgGAGGTATACATAAGAATATACCAAATTAAgaatgtttcttttgtatacatccagtgtacttggctatgcctattggtattaataaatttttacctgcaaaaaaaaaaaaactagtttaaGCCATGCATAGGTGttgttcttgtatatgtcccatgtacttggcttcgcttattttaataaaattcttatttactgataaaaaaaactaatttaaataaatccAGGTGTAATTTACACAATGAAACAAGAAATTCTACCTGGGGACCAATGATCAGCCTCGAACTTCCACTGATGGATGACTGCTGTGAATTAGGACGCTGTGGCTGTTGTTCAAACTCCTGTTGTTGCAGAGCAATTGCCAATTGTAGATCAGAACTGCCACAACAAATTACAAACATTTTATTACAAATTGGAAGCCCACAAGCATGCTATACTCAAGAATTAGGAAAAGGAAGAATGAAAAAGACTTGGACAAATTCTTAAAAACAATCATTCGAATgcataaaaaggaaaacaaggcTGATTTTTAAACATTGGCCTTCAAAGTTCACACTTTCCTGATTATATTGACTTTAGCATTGGCATTTTTTCCATAAAGTAATTTAACAACAACAATTAAATATCCCATTCTGAAATAATAAAAACGGAGGACATTTATTGCACAAAACAGATAGAAGCAGATTGTGATACAGAATTGACTGGATCTGGAGAGTGGAGACATGCATGGTATCTGTTCTCaaacaagaaattaagaaatcaaGTATGCACCAGCAACAAAGTTGAGATAATTACTTTCCATCCAAACCCACTTGTGCTGAGCTATTGATGGTGGCAAGATAGTCCTAAGGTacataaattcaaattagtatcATGGAAGCAACTGCTGATGAGCTTAGGTCTAAACAACACAAAAATACACACAGCAGTGCTGGCCATAGCATTATGTTCATCCCATGTGTCATTTGCACGACTTTCTGCCCTGAATTCCTTAAAGTTACCCGTCATGAACAGAGTATCCCCATTGACCTGAAATGAAAAGCATGGGAGTAATTATAATTAGGATACCAAACTTCAATGTAACACCTAACTAGATACTAATATTAGAATGATTAGACTCAAAGACTTAAAGACACCAGTTGATTATGAGTTGGAAACATCACATTTACAAACAaagaagaaattagaaaaaggaaaaacaaaccCACATTTGGATTTAAAGCTCATTCTAAGCTACCActatgaaaaatatcacattGATTGCTTCTATTTCTACCAATACAGGCGCAATATCCATGATAATGGTAGCCATTGTCATGCATTTatacaaaaaaactaaaaggaTTTGCATACAAACATACATATGTCCAATACTTTTTCAATCCTACAAAGAACCATAGCCTATGCATTAAAACCATTTCGGAGAAAATTAGcggaagaaaacaaaacagaCAAACAAACTTAGTTTTGGCATTTTCGCTAAAGAACTTAACACCTTTGACTTCACAAAGAAAGTAAGCGTCAAGAACCAACACTTCAATCAGATTTCTACTAGGATTAAAGCAGCAACTAAACattgaaaaattgataataattgATAATGTGACCCGGTAAACAAGATCACAAAGTAAGCAGTTTACCTCATTTAATTTTTCCCACACCAAATCAGGCTGATTTATGTAACCTTGGTCTGTAGCTAGAAGATAAAGTTCACCATCAAACTGCAATGATAGAAGATTTGGGTATTATCTGAGAATTGATGTTTTCAGCCTTCAGGGACAGTGGAACTTGAAGCTTGCAAAATTGTATATgtttttgtaacgccccaatggaaggcctaaaccacatggcctatactccaaaaggactagtcaatgatacaattggagctccactagaaccttataaagagcaagaacttctccttcccaagcaatgtgggatcccatacaccacctacccttatccatatcatatggggtatcacaatctaccccccttaaattcccgacgtcctcgtcgggcctgtccattgtagatggcacggctcaagtctcacatttctggttgggataggctctgataccatttgtaacgccccaatggaaggcccaaaccacatggcctatactccaaaaggactagtcaatgatacaattggagctccactagaaccttataaagagcaagaacttctccttcccaagcaatgtgggatcccatacactacctacccttatccatatcatatggggtatcacagttTTCCTCAAAtgttcaccattaaaaaatgcAGTCAGAAGTTCATAAGCAGAAAAATCAGTAATTAACCCTTGTAAAAGAACATACCAGCTCTTACTGACCTTAAACATGGTGCTGAAGTGATTATTACGGAAAAATACACAAAGTTCACGTTCTTTAAGACCATCTCGTAAGCAGAAAAGGCTGCAAAAGTATTGAAAGCAAACATATTGTGAACTTAACAACATCCACCATGGCAAAACATGTGGATTAAAATAGGAATTAGGAGCTATGAGATGAACAATAAATAACATACCCATTAATGGTCAACTGGCTAgcattgtttttcaaaaaattccgGATAAGCTCACCTATAGCCAATCAGAAAGCAAAGAAGACgttcttttatataaatttgagCTCATATTAATTGGTTAACTAATAGAAACAAACATGTCACACACAGCACATATCAACTTCTTTGATACACCACTAACCTTCTTGTGGAGTGATTTCATCTTTAGACCTTGCACTATGGGCATCTACAGTGCTTTTGTCAGCTTGTTTCGAAAGAACCACCTCACCCTCATACACAGGCTCCCGTTCCTCAAGAACTGTGTTTCTTGAATCCAATATACATTCCTCTCCTTCATATATGGGCTCACTGCCATCAACACTGGAAGTCAAAGGTTGGGCAGCATCTATGTGCTGAATCCTGCCACTAGATAAATCTGAATTGGCATTTGGTGAAGATAAGTATGATAATTCTTTTGTGCTACAATCACCTAGCTTATCTGCAGGTTCAAGAACATGGGTTGTGAAAGTGGATTGCTTAACTTCTTCGCCCCCTCTAGAAATACCAATATCGCTCTTTTCCAAAGATGCAGTTTCTCTTCCAGGAGAAGGGGAAGGGGCACTTCCACTCTGGAGTAACGTGTCAACACCACTAATCTCAGCCACATCAACGTGAAGGCTACGTTCTTCAGACTCCACATAAGTTGACTGATCAAGGTAATTACCCACATCAGTCTTCAAGAAAGAAGTAGCTGCTTCTTTCCCTGTATTATTTTTTGCAGATATAAGATCACTGCCATTGCTTTTTGCATTGCAATCATCCAAAATATATGGTTCCAGTTTAGGCAAATTGTTGTCTTCAACACCAATGTGCCTCTCTAATCTATCTACAGAATCTACAGGCATAACGTCCACACTTCCATATGAACTAACAGAGTGAGTCACCCCATTAATATTGTCTAGAAGACTATCACCCACTGAAGTTGGCTTTGCAGCCTGAGACAGCTCCAGGGCTCTCAAAAGCTCTGCTTCTTCTTCAAGGTCACCTTTTCTTGCTTTCTGGTGATCAGGGAGTGAGTGTGGAGAATCATCAAATGACGTAGTTTTCGAAAGGCATGGAGAAGGAATACCTAGGGTTGCAGTCGTTGCAGCAACAAAATCAACACAATCTTCTTCAGGATTGCTTTCTGATAGCCCCTCCATATTTTGTGTTTCAAGGGCCACAAGCTCTCCCGTTAAAGCATTGTATGACTTTGACCCAATGGCATTAGCAGTACCAGTGTCCTGGAAAACACAGAAGTTCTATTATCAAACCAAAAGGCTTGAACCAACACTATCAGACCATTCAACACCTGGGCAGATTAGTTGCTTATTGTAGCCAACTGATAGCAAATTTCGACCATCAAATATGTAGCCTTTAAATAACTACATATTCCAACTTCCAAaagcaataaattattataCCAAGTCTACCAATTGCAAGGTGCCCAACAGCagtaataacttttttaatagttaaattcaaattaagaCATCCAGCAACCCTATATCCTCCACTCTTTGGTTACATGGGTGGGGATGCCATTTAGCCCAAAGACCATTGGCCAAAAACTGTAGTTTTTATGACAGCCAGagaacaaaaacaataaaacaaaagagggAAGCACAAGAAAATACCTATTTAACCCCCAAGAATTCCTGgctaatttacatatatatatatatgtaaattccTTGCCAAATTTTAAGAGCTCGAGAGAGAATCTACCGAAGGAAATATGCTATGGACAAGTCAATGGCAACATGGAAGTTAAAAAACAACCCATGAGAGGCTTAAAGTTGAATATACTGGATAAGGACAAACTGCAAATGTATGGCATGAACAAAATTGTAGAAATCCCAGATCATATCTCATTGAACACAAGAAACCGACAATATTATTccatttaaagaaaaaacttgaaatgtCTCCAAGTAAA
It contains:
- the LOC121234336 gene encoding ubiquitin carboxyl-terminal hydrolase MINDY-2-like isoform X1, encoding MASASPSSEEQQRQEQQVKDCVHRTKLIQFLGRTTPIVLQNDNGPCPLLAICNVLLLRNNLNLSPDTVEVSQEKLLALVAERLIDSNSNLNNKDAGYVENQQQNISDAIDLLPRLATGIDVNIKFRRMDDFEFTPECAIFDLLDIPLYHGWIVDPQDTGTANAIGSKSYNALTGELVALETQNMEGLSESNPEEDCVDFVAATTATLGIPSPCLSKTTSFDDSPHSLPDHQKARKGDLEEEAELLRALELSQAAKPTSVGDSLLDNINGVTHSVSSYGSVDVMPVDSVDRLERHIGVEDNNLPKLEPYILDDCNAKSNGSDLISAKNNTGKEAATSFLKTDVGNYLDQSTYVESEERSLHVDVAEISGVDTLLQSGSAPSPSPGRETASLEKSDIGISRGGEEVKQSTFTTHVLEPADKLGDCSTKELSYLSSPNANSDLSSGRIQHIDAAQPLTSSVDGSEPIYEGEECILDSRNTVLEEREPVYEGEVVLSKQADKSTVDAHSARSKDEITPQEGELIRNFLKNNASQLTINGLFCLRDGLKERELCVFFRNNHFSTMFKFDGELYLLATDQGYINQPDLVWEKLNEVNGDTLFMTGNFKEFRAESRANDTWDEHNAMASTADYLATINSSAQVGLDGNSDLQLAIALQQQEFEQQPQRPNSQQSSISGSSRLIIGPQVPRTTGRDSSSSSSSRPEAKSKEKCTVM
- the LOC121234336 gene encoding uncharacterized protein LOC121234336 isoform X2; translated protein: MASASPSSEEQQRQEQQVKDCVHRTKLIQFLGRTTPIVLQNDNGPCPLLAICNVLLLRNNLNLSPDTVEVSQEKLLALVAERLIDSNSNLNNKDAGYVENQQQNISDAIDLLPRLATGIDVNIKFRRMDDFEFTPECAIFDLLDIPLYHGWIVDPQDTGTANAIGSKSYNALTGELVALETQNMEGLSESNPEEDCVDFVAATTATLGIPSPCLSKTTSFDDSPHSLPDHQKARKGDLEEEAELLRALELSQAAKPTSVGDSLLDNINGVTHSVSSYGSVDVMPVDSVDRLERHIGVEDNNLPKLEPYILDDCNAKSNGSDLISAKNNTGKEAATSFLKTDVGNYLDQSTYVESEERSLHVDVAEISGVDTLLQSGSAPSPSPGRETASLEKSDIGISRGGEEVKQSTFTTHVLEPADKLGDCSTKELSYLSSPNANSDLSSGRIQHIDAAQPLTSSVDGSEPIYEGEECILDSRNTVLEEREPVYEGEVVLSKQADKSTVDAHSARSKDEITPQEGELIRNFLKNNASQLTINGLFCLRDGLKERELCVFFRNNHFSTMFKFDGELYLLATDQGYINQPDLVWEKLNEVNGDTLFMTGNFKEFRAESRANDTWDEHNAMASTADYLATINSSAQVGLDGK
- the LOC121234336 gene encoding uncharacterized protein LOC121234336 isoform X3; this translates as MASASPSSEEQQRQEQQVKDCVHRTKLIQFLGRTTPIVLQNDNGPCPLLAICNVLLLRNNLNLSPDTVEVSQEKLLALVAERLIDSNSNLNNKDAGYVENQQQNISDAIDLLPRLATGIDVNIKFRRMDDFEFTPECAIFDLLDIPLYHGWIVDPQDTGTANAIGSKSYNALTGELVALETQNMEGLSESNPEEDCVDFVAATTATLGIPSPCLSKTTSFDDSPHSLPDHQKARKGDLEEEAELLRALELSQAAKPTSVGDSLLDNINGVTHSVSSYGSVDVMPVDSVDRLERHIGVEDNNLPKLEPYILDDCNAKSNGSDLISAKNNTGKEAATSFLKTDVGNYLDQSTYVESEERSLHVDVAEISGVDTLLQSGSAPSPSPGRETASLEKSDIGISRGGEEVKQSTFTTHVLEPADKLGDCSTKELSYLSSPNANSDLSSGRIQHIDAAQPLTSSVDGSEPIYEGEECILDSRNTVLEEREPVYEGEVVLSKQADKSTVDAHSARSKDEITPQEGELIRNFLKNNASQLTINGLFCLRDGLKERELCVFFRNNHFSTMFKVSKSCLMVNFIF